In Bifidobacterium actinocoloniiforme DSM 22766, a genomic segment contains:
- a CDS encoding ATP-binding protein, which yields MPARLPLMRPRHGRILCGVCRGISLHLGVSVTWVRLAMLALTFAFGIGMAAYILLWIFVPVGDPYVAAQAAASTGEHSPLSRGNAPSASEPDEKEGTEAREGLLDVLRGASKPVLLIGLGALLLTLALSFLWRGLPGHLVLPALLLGAGIAVAWLRFDGARHRVSTLALSACLILAALASYVFPVFPLREAWQMMILTLAVLASVAVVLTPWAQALLQRISSERAGKEREEERADMAAHLHDGVLQTLALIQLNADDPQTVFTLARGQERDLRDWLYQERTPTDRSVSSGLKQIAAQIEDEHGQPIDVVTVGDALPSAQTDALLDAARQALLNAVTHGGEPIALYCEAGKSKVEVFVRDHGDGFDPAAIPPDRLGIRQSIIGRIERRGGTVEIVSRPGWGTEVRMHMPISAASQSDQARPGTATRTATDAKTRLE from the coding sequence ATGCCGGCCCGCCTCCCCCTGATGCGCCCCCGACACGGCCGAATCCTATGCGGGGTGTGCCGGGGCATCAGCCTTCACCTGGGCGTCAGCGTGACTTGGGTGCGCCTGGCCATGCTGGCCCTCACTTTCGCGTTCGGCATCGGGATGGCGGCCTACATCCTCCTGTGGATTTTCGTCCCCGTCGGCGACCCTTACGTAGCCGCCCAGGCCGCTGCCAGCACCGGTGAGCACTCGCCTTTATCCCGAGGCAACGCACCATCCGCCAGCGAACCTGACGAAAAGGAGGGCACGGAGGCCCGGGAAGGCCTGCTCGATGTGCTGCGCGGCGCGTCTAAACCGGTATTGCTGATCGGCCTTGGCGCCCTCTTACTGACTCTGGCGCTCTCCTTCCTGTGGCGGGGACTGCCTGGCCACTTAGTGCTGCCAGCCCTCTTGCTGGGGGCGGGAATCGCGGTCGCCTGGCTGCGATTCGATGGCGCCCGCCACCGCGTTTCCACACTGGCTCTGTCCGCCTGCTTGATTCTGGCCGCCCTGGCCTCCTACGTGTTCCCTGTCTTCCCCCTGCGCGAAGCCTGGCAGATGATGATTCTGACCCTAGCCGTCCTGGCCTCGGTGGCGGTGGTTCTGACCCCCTGGGCCCAAGCCCTCCTCCAGCGGATCAGCTCGGAGCGCGCCGGCAAGGAGCGCGAAGAGGAGCGCGCGGACATGGCCGCCCACCTGCACGACGGCGTCTTGCAGACCCTGGCCCTGATCCAGCTGAACGCCGACGACCCTCAAACCGTCTTCACCCTGGCCAGGGGCCAAGAGCGCGACCTGCGCGACTGGCTCTACCAGGAGCGGACGCCCACGGACCGCTCAGTCAGTTCCGGGCTCAAGCAAATCGCGGCCCAGATCGAGGACGAGCACGGACAACCAATCGACGTGGTCACGGTCGGCGACGCCCTCCCCTCCGCCCAGACCGACGCCCTCCTGGACGCCGCCAGGCAGGCCCTGCTCAACGCGGTCACGCACGGTGGTGAACCAATCGCGCTCTATTGCGAAGCCGGCAAATCCAAAGTGGAGGTGTTCGTGCGCGACCACGGCGACGGATTCGACCCGGCAGCCATCCCGCCCGACCGGCTGGGCATCCGCCAGTCGATCATCGGGCGCATCGAGCGACGCGGCGGTACAGTGGAGATTGTCTCCAGACCTGGATGGGGCACTGAGGTGCGCATGCATATGCCCATCTCCGCAGCCAGCCAGAGCGATCAAGCCAGGCCAGGCACGGCGACGCGGACGGCGACCGACGCGAAAACCAGATTGGAGTGA
- a CDS encoding LuxR C-terminal-related transcriptional regulator → MRDPTRIRVGVVDDHEMFRAGVIATLEPYFPIVGQAADVESSVAMIAQTQPDVVLLDVHVPGGQGGGGAEILTRSQPLAPNSVFLALSVSDSPQDVGSVIRAGARGYVTKTISAGDLVSSIRQVHEGYAVFSPKLAGFVLSAFQDGASDEGPAHDDELDRLSGREQEVMRLIARGYTYREVASELFISVKTVETHVSSVLRKLQLSNRSELTRWAVDRRIV, encoded by the coding sequence ATGCGGGACCCAACCCGGATTCGCGTAGGCGTGGTGGACGATCACGAGATGTTCCGCGCCGGGGTCATCGCCACCCTGGAACCCTATTTCCCCATCGTGGGTCAGGCCGCGGACGTGGAGTCATCAGTGGCGATGATCGCCCAGACCCAGCCCGACGTGGTCCTCCTGGATGTGCATGTGCCCGGCGGTCAAGGCGGAGGCGGCGCTGAAATCCTGACCCGCTCCCAGCCCCTGGCCCCCAATTCGGTTTTCCTGGCCCTCTCGGTCTCCGATTCCCCCCAGGATGTGGGCTCGGTCATCCGCGCCGGCGCACGCGGCTACGTGACCAAGACCATCTCCGCAGGCGACCTGGTCTCCTCCATCCGCCAGGTGCACGAAGGCTACGCTGTCTTCTCCCCCAAGTTGGCGGGCTTCGTCCTCTCCGCCTTCCAAGACGGCGCGAGCGACGAGGGCCCGGCCCATGACGATGAGCTGGACCGGCTGTCGGGCCGCGAACAAGAGGTCATGCGCCTCATCGCCCGTGGCTACACCTACCGGGAGGTGGCCAGCGAGCTTTTCATTTCGGTCAAAACGGTGGAGACGCACGTTTCCTCGGTCTTGCGTAAGCTCCAGCTCTCCAACCGCTCCGAACTGACCCGTTGGGCCGTCGATCGCCGCATCGTCTGA
- a CDS encoding HAD family hydrolase, producing the protein MSGANAGVVDNVIFDFGGVLVDWQPRLALEGEYPDGVIDALLDPEDEWGFWRFNDLSDAGWSQERILADYESDHGPAVAWVLRTYFAHVERTFPAMIAGMEKLMEDLRASGLRLWGLSNISGSSAVVLHDKFEPIRRLDGIVTSGEEMVRKPDPLIYQLLLRRFGLEAGRCVFVDDRPVNVAAARKLGIHGLEFRGAQQLREDLRALGLEL; encoded by the coding sequence ATGAGTGGAGCGAACGCGGGCGTTGTGGACAACGTGATTTTTGACTTCGGCGGGGTGCTGGTGGACTGGCAGCCGCGTCTGGCCCTGGAGGGGGAGTACCCGGATGGGGTGATAGACGCGCTGCTGGACCCGGAGGATGAGTGGGGCTTCTGGCGGTTCAACGACTTGTCCGACGCCGGCTGGAGCCAGGAGCGGATACTGGCGGACTACGAGAGCGACCACGGGCCGGCTGTGGCCTGGGTGCTGCGCACCTATTTCGCGCACGTGGAGCGGACCTTTCCCGCGATGATCGCCGGAATGGAAAAGCTGATGGAGGATTTGCGCGCGAGCGGGCTGCGTCTGTGGGGGCTGAGCAACATTTCCGGGTCCTCGGCGGTGGTGCTGCACGACAAGTTCGAGCCCATACGACGGTTGGACGGTATTGTGACGTCGGGCGAGGAGATGGTGCGCAAACCGGACCCCCTGATTTACCAGCTGCTTCTGCGGCGCTTTGGATTGGAGGCCGGGCGCTGCGTGTTCGTGGATGACAGGCCTGTGAATGTGGCGGCCGCTCGGAAGCTGGGCATCCACGGGCTGGAGTTCCGTGGCGCGCAACAGCTGAGGGAGGACCTGCGCGCTCTGGGTTTGGAGCTGTAG
- a CDS encoding NAD(P)H-dependent oxidoreductase — translation MNTLVLAFHPELESGSRITHRLAQAARPGNDLTLVDEYALYPDFRIDVAAEQGRLLAADRVVWLFPMRWYSSPALLKQWEDDVLEHGWAYGTGGDKLRGKQLLLAISIGATAEKYRPEGEFAVRGADLLTPWRTTARYTGMDWQQPFLVHGASSISDAGLEEAARAFAERLSQ, via the coding sequence ATGAACACGCTTGTCCTGGCTTTCCATCCCGAGCTGGAGTCCGGCTCACGCATCACCCACCGCCTGGCCCAGGCCGCGCGACCTGGGAACGACCTGACCTTGGTCGACGAATACGCCCTCTACCCCGACTTTCGCATCGATGTCGCGGCCGAGCAGGGGCGCCTGTTGGCCGCCGACCGTGTGGTCTGGCTCTTCCCCATGCGTTGGTACAGTTCGCCCGCCCTCTTGAAGCAGTGGGAGGACGACGTGCTGGAGCACGGCTGGGCTTACGGGACCGGCGGCGACAAGCTCCGGGGCAAGCAACTCCTGCTGGCCATCTCCATCGGTGCGACGGCGGAGAAGTACCGGCCCGAGGGTGAGTTCGCGGTCAGGGGCGCCGACCTGCTGACCCCTTGGCGGACCACGGCCCGCTATACCGGCATGGACTGGCAGCAGCCCTTCCTGGTTCATGGCGCCAGCTCAATCAGCGACGCTGGACTGGAGGAAGCCGCCCGTGCCTTCGCCGAACGCTTGAGCCAGTGA
- a CDS encoding aldo/keto reductase — translation MQYTKLGNSGLDVSRICLGSMGFGTPGNDMFPWAVGAEDSEAVVKQALDLGINFFDTANIYSYGDSERYLGQALKKNAKRDEVVVATKVFFTHSDKPNQHGLSRKAIMHQIDQSLERLCMDYVDLYIIHRWDYRTPIEETMEALHDLVKAGKVRYLGASAMYAWQFEKAQFVAASHNWTPFISMQSHMNLLYREEEREMLPLCQDENVAVTPYSPLASGRLTRQWSAQTKRYQSDQVARGKYDHTESQDMEIVERVHHLAGKYEAPMVQVALAWLLHKPQVAAPIIGAHKPDHVRSAVDALNLDLTPDDMAYLEEPYLPHTVTGPWAPDQTDFTR, via the coding sequence ATGCAATACACCAAATTAGGCAATTCCGGCCTGGACGTCTCCAGGATCTGCCTGGGCTCCATGGGATTCGGCACGCCCGGCAACGACATGTTCCCCTGGGCGGTCGGGGCCGAGGATTCCGAGGCCGTGGTTAAGCAAGCCCTGGACCTGGGCATCAACTTCTTCGACACCGCGAACATTTACTCCTACGGCGACAGCGAGCGCTACCTGGGCCAGGCGCTCAAGAAGAACGCCAAGCGCGACGAGGTCGTCGTAGCCACCAAGGTTTTCTTCACCCACTCCGACAAGCCCAACCAGCATGGCCTGTCCCGCAAGGCCATCATGCATCAGATCGACCAGAGCCTGGAGCGCCTGTGCATGGATTACGTGGATCTGTACATCATCCACCGCTGGGACTACCGCACTCCGATCGAGGAGACCATGGAGGCCCTGCACGACCTGGTCAAGGCCGGCAAAGTGCGCTACCTGGGGGCCAGCGCCATGTACGCCTGGCAGTTCGAGAAGGCCCAATTCGTCGCCGCCTCCCATAATTGGACGCCCTTCATCTCCATGCAGAGCCATATGAACCTGCTCTACCGGGAGGAGGAGCGCGAGATGCTGCCCCTATGCCAGGACGAGAATGTGGCCGTCACCCCCTACAGCCCGCTCGCCTCGGGTCGCCTCACCCGTCAGTGGAGCGCCCAAACCAAGCGGTACCAGAGCGACCAGGTGGCCCGAGGCAAGTATGACCACACCGAGAGCCAAGACATGGAAATAGTCGAGCGAGTCCACCATTTGGCTGGCAAGTACGAGGCGCCCATGGTCCAGGTGGCCCTGGCATGGCTCCTTCACAAACCGCAGGTGGCCGCCCCCATCATCGGCGCCCACAAGCCCGACCACGTGCGCAGCGCGGTCGATGCCCTGAACCTGGATCTGACCCCCGACGACATGGCCTACCTGGAGGAGCCCTACCTCCCCCACACCGTCACCGGCCCCTGGGCGCCCGACCAGACGGACTTCACCCGCTGA